A single genomic interval of Bacteroidetes Order II. bacterium harbors:
- a CDS encoding leucyl aminopeptidase — MKLQIHVNALQTISSDILILPLFEEESADKLAKWAKKFGQVLEVLAKDFSGKKGQTQLLYPTEGRAKRLLLIGFGKASDATMESMRQGIAAGAAVVRNVQAAKVTMALPGCLLETADVSQALTEGLMLALYQFNRYKTSNKEALYAPKQLGIWTKSKPNAAKKGAEAGKIVAEAVYRARDMVNLSPNEKTPLILANEAREDAQKWGFNIEIWGKERIEAEKFGGLLAVNLGSPEPPAFMILEWRPEKALNEKPLVLVGKGVVYDTGGLSLKPTKDSMDHMKCDMSGAAAVIATFQAIARMGLPLQVIGLVPATDNRPGGNAYVPGDVIRMHNGMTVEVLNTDAEGRMILADALSWAQQYDPELVIDIATLTGAQVVALGNFVAGIMTNEDAQATERLTLLQEAGTRSGDWVHPLPMFAAFGDLIKSTVADLKNVGGPAAGTITAGKFLEHFTAYPWVHVDIAGPAWIGAPRHYQPAGGTGFGTKLLIEFLRMWVQKASAKPEISEQAETA; from the coding sequence ATGAAGTTACAGATACATGTAAATGCCTTACAAACAATAAGTTCCGATATATTAATTTTGCCATTATTTGAGGAGGAGAGTGCTGATAAATTAGCGAAATGGGCCAAGAAGTTTGGCCAAGTACTCGAGGTGTTGGCGAAAGATTTCTCTGGCAAAAAAGGTCAAACCCAATTACTGTATCCGACAGAAGGACGTGCCAAGCGGTTGTTGTTAATCGGTTTTGGCAAAGCATCCGACGCAACAATGGAGTCCATGCGTCAGGGAATAGCAGCTGGTGCTGCGGTTGTTCGGAACGTTCAAGCGGCAAAAGTAACGATGGCCTTGCCCGGTTGTTTGCTGGAAACGGCAGACGTCTCGCAAGCCTTGACAGAGGGGTTGATGCTGGCATTGTATCAATTTAACCGCTATAAAACCTCAAATAAAGAAGCACTTTATGCGCCTAAACAACTGGGCATTTGGACAAAATCCAAACCCAATGCGGCGAAAAAAGGGGCCGAAGCAGGTAAGATTGTCGCCGAAGCGGTTTATAGGGCAAGAGATATGGTTAACCTGTCGCCCAATGAAAAAACACCCCTAATTCTCGCAAATGAAGCACGGGAAGATGCCCAAAAGTGGGGTTTTAACATCGAAATTTGGGGAAAAGAAAGGATTGAGGCGGAAAAATTTGGTGGCCTGTTAGCGGTTAATCTTGGAAGCCCCGAACCACCCGCGTTCATGATTCTAGAATGGAGACCTGAAAAAGCATTGAATGAAAAGCCATTGGTTTTGGTGGGAAAAGGTGTGGTGTATGACACGGGAGGTCTTTCACTGAAGCCCACCAAGGATTCGATGGACCACATGAAATGTGATATGTCGGGGGCAGCGGCGGTGATTGCTACGTTTCAGGCCATCGCACGAATGGGTTTGCCCCTTCAAGTCATTGGTTTGGTTCCGGCCACAGATAACCGTCCGGGTGGAAATGCTTACGTTCCCGGAGATGTCATTCGGATGCACAATGGGATGACTGTAGAAGTATTGAATACGGATGCCGAGGGCCGCATGATTTTGGCGGATGCACTGAGTTGGGCACAGCAATATGACCCTGAATTGGTGATAGACATTGCCACCCTGACCGGAGCACAGGTGGTGGCCTTGGGGAATTTTGTGGCAGGCATCATGACCAATGAAGATGCACAGGCCACCGAGCGATTGACCTTGCTTCAAGAAGCGGGTACGCGCTCCGGCGATTGGGTACACCCTTTGCCCATGTTTGCGGCATTCGGAGACTTGATAAAAAGTACCGTTGCTGACTTGAAAAACGTAGGCGGTCCGGCTGCTGGAACCATTACTGCGGGAAAGTTTCTGGAGCACTTCACCGCTTATCCTTGGGTTCATGTGGACATTGCAGGTCCGGCTTGGATTGGGGCACCAAGGCATTACCAGCCAGCGGGAGGAACGGGTTTTGGTACAAAGTTACTCATTGAGTTCCTTCGGATGTGGGTGCAAAAAGCAAGTGCCAAACCAGAAATAAGCGAACAAGCCGAGACAGCGTAA
- a CDS encoding GWxTD domain-containing protein: MLKKVTISTLLLLSAFVMAQQARVPMLMPSMGRIFNEAIVYPTENQTGLAIFFRLPYDRLVFSRNREAEGAEAFISEVKVNIELYKDGRRVTDQNWTSKKYASSFEETKDKLKDLTGVVHFKAEPGVYAWRMTLNDQPGMWRSITLPDFSKAGQIGRPFLLKGAAENNLLIQNLSGNVSFGADAFLAVFVNAETMHWKLLRIPDKAMQRIQERDDRDRNDSRAGRRPRFGGIQDNNPERMKPLPDRADMPLPTDTKEVANGEVGRWLNLGDIRPIDTGFATTAGNQKMALIPLEARLLEDGHYVVVLETLAGKAHYVFSTLWRDMPLSLFNLDLAVESMKFIVDKDELRQLKRGNTSERAERFRIWWKAKDPSPETPFNELMAEYFTRVDYAATAFQTGTRGLDGMQSDRARIYITKGPPVKTSRLLPDSGGVREIWEYPNGQTFVFEAASSLDPFVLLK, encoded by the coding sequence ATGCTTAAAAAAGTGACCATTTCTACCCTCTTGTTGTTGTCCGCCTTTGTGATGGCTCAGCAAGCGCGTGTGCCCATGCTGATGCCCAGTATGGGCAGAATCTTCAATGAAGCCATTGTTTATCCAACTGAAAATCAAACCGGACTGGCCATCTTTTTTCGGTTACCTTATGATCGCCTGGTGTTTTCACGAAACCGAGAAGCCGAAGGGGCAGAGGCTTTTATTTCTGAAGTAAAAGTCAATATAGAATTGTATAAAGACGGAAGACGGGTAACGGATCAGAATTGGACAAGCAAAAAATATGCTTCTTCCTTCGAAGAAACGAAAGATAAATTAAAAGACCTGACAGGCGTGGTTCATTTTAAAGCAGAACCAGGTGTTTATGCTTGGCGAATGACGCTGAACGATCAACCCGGAATGTGGCGTTCGATTACCTTACCCGATTTTTCAAAAGCAGGGCAAATTGGAAGACCTTTTCTTCTCAAAGGAGCTGCTGAAAATAACTTGTTGATCCAAAACCTTTCCGGAAATGTCTCTTTTGGTGCCGATGCGTTTTTGGCCGTTTTTGTAAACGCAGAAACGATGCATTGGAAATTACTTCGGATTCCTGATAAAGCCATGCAACGGATTCAGGAACGAGATGATCGGGACCGAAACGACAGCCGTGCGGGAAGACGTCCCAGATTTGGGGGGATTCAAGACAATAATCCGGAACGGATGAAACCTCTTCCTGATCGTGCCGATATGCCACTGCCCACCGATACAAAAGAAGTGGCAAATGGTGAGGTTGGAAGATGGTTGAACCTTGGCGATATTCGGCCCATAGATACAGGCTTTGCAACTACCGCCGGGAATCAAAAAATGGCCCTAATCCCCTTAGAGGCGCGTTTATTGGAAGATGGGCATTATGTGGTGGTATTGGAAACCCTCGCTGGCAAAGCCCATTATGTTTTTTCTACACTTTGGCGTGACATGCCCTTGTCTTTGTTTAACTTAGATCTGGCCGTAGAAAGCATGAAGTTTATTGTGGATAAGGATGAACTCAGACAGCTTAAACGGGGCAATACCTCGGAAAGGGCTGAACGCTTCCGGATATGGTGGAAGGCCAAAGATCCGTCACCAGAGACGCCTTTTAATGAGCTGATGGCCGAATATTTTACAAGGGTGGACTATGCTGCAACTGCTTTTCAGACCGGAACAAGGGGATTAGATGGGATGCAAAGCGACCGTGCACGGATTTATATTACCAAAGGGCCTCCCGTTAAAACCTCTCGGTTGCTACCGGATAGCGGCGGGGTTAGGGAAATTTGGGAGTATCCCAATGGCCAGACATTTGTGTTCGAAGCGGCCTCCAGTCTTGATCCCTTTGTGCTCCTGAAGTAA
- the pdxA gene encoding 4-hydroxythreonine-4-phosphate dehydrogenase PdxA, protein MTEARITIALTMGDPNGIGLEVLLKALSELNLQPSIEVVVIGNAEMIKAHAIHFSLPISFIIHDIPSENIALDWGKTSALAGTLSMKAVETAIDWCVAGKVDAMVTTPISKEAIGLAGYTIPGHTEFIAARIGAKDLTMMLVCDDLRVGLVTTHVPVAKIAENIHQESLLDKIRILHYSLMKDFGILSPQIAVLGLNPHAGDGGMIGREEVEIIRPALALAREKGYIVSEPYPSDGFFATRQWKHYDAVLAMYHDQGLIPFKTIAFERGVNFTAGLPIIRTSPDHGTAFGIAGKGIANPASMKDAILLALDLVRKRRESNA, encoded by the coding sequence ATGACTGAAGCCAGAATAACCATTGCCCTTACCATGGGTGATCCTAATGGGATCGGATTAGAAGTGCTGTTAAAGGCATTGTCGGAACTAAATCTGCAACCATCAATCGAGGTTGTGGTAATCGGTAATGCCGAAATGATAAAAGCCCATGCCATACATTTTTCTTTGCCGATTTCTTTTATCATACATGACATCCCTTCTGAAAACATTGCTTTAGACTGGGGAAAGACAAGCGCCCTTGCGGGCACGCTCAGCATGAAAGCGGTGGAAACGGCTATTGATTGGTGCGTGGCAGGAAAGGTAGATGCAATGGTGACCACACCCATCTCTAAGGAAGCAATTGGTCTGGCTGGATATACCATACCCGGGCATACGGAATTCATTGCAGCACGCATTGGGGCTAAAGACCTGACTATGATGTTGGTGTGTGATGATTTGCGGGTTGGTTTGGTAACCACACACGTACCCGTTGCCAAAATCGCCGAAAACATACATCAAGAATCCTTGCTGGATAAAATCCGCATCCTTCATTACAGCCTGATGAAGGATTTTGGCATCTTAAGCCCCCAAATAGCAGTCCTCGGACTTAATCCACATGCCGGGGATGGGGGGATGATTGGACGGGAGGAGGTGGAGATCATACGCCCTGCCCTTGCCCTTGCCCGTGAAAAAGGGTATATAGTTTCAGAGCCTTATCCCTCGGATGGGTTTTTTGCCACCCGACAATGGAAACACTACGATGCTGTTTTGGCGATGTATCATGACCAGGGTTTGATTCCATTTAAGACCATTGCCTTTGAACGTGGCGTAAATTTTACAGCTGGTTTGCCCATTATCCGCACCTCGCCCGATCATGGCACGGCTTTTGGCATTGCCGGAAAAGGAATTGCTAACCCCGCAAGCATGAAAGATGCTATTTTGTTGGCCTTAGATTTGGTAAGAAAGAGACGAGAATCCAACGCCTAA
- a CDS encoding VCBS repeat-containing protein: protein MIKRFLRLLTFLILVPTNIFAQTTSYTFDAKPVPLFETFSLKRIEVGKGAGSLVAFLPALFGDNEGGMVQFMNVEINPDSIVHMLTITKNKKVVFQTFLSEFTPHYSEGVEMADLNKDGQKDVVLTFATGGNGLAANWRWVLILLQKEGNTFELHRFTNMLPDETYGLFRDMDGDGRFEVVVGSHTNVMDTGSPDVHSYWFFNVFGWQNGKPVNLNPNWDFPLVYRHLDTINRKVETQFSPTQKKQFFTLAALPEYVYSDGKVSAPALLDPVFRSQDFRPGEQIKESNRPKSNRPIRNRSLIFYIIGGTGLFIFAAITLLWLKGQRKKAVKR, encoded by the coding sequence ATGATAAAAAGATTCTTGCGGCTGCTGACTTTTTTGATCCTTGTACCAACCAATATTTTTGCACAAACTACTTCTTATACATTCGATGCAAAGCCTGTTCCGCTGTTTGAAACATTTAGCTTGAAGCGGATAGAAGTTGGAAAGGGGGCTGGCAGTTTGGTCGCGTTTCTACCGGCTCTTTTTGGGGATAATGAAGGGGGAATGGTTCAATTTATGAATGTAGAGATAAATCCGGATTCTATTGTGCATATGTTGACCATCACCAAGAATAAGAAGGTAGTTTTTCAGACATTTTTATCGGAATTTACGCCCCATTATTCGGAAGGCGTGGAAATGGCAGACCTGAATAAGGATGGACAAAAAGATGTGGTTTTGACCTTTGCTACCGGAGGAAATGGGCTTGCCGCCAATTGGCGATGGGTGCTGATATTGTTGCAAAAAGAGGGCAACACCTTTGAACTACACCGGTTTACCAATATGTTGCCAGATGAAACGTATGGTCTTTTTAGAGACATGGATGGAGATGGTCGTTTTGAGGTGGTGGTAGGCAGTCATACCAATGTGATGGATACGGGTTCGCCAGACGTGCATTCCTACTGGTTTTTTAATGTATTTGGCTGGCAAAATGGAAAACCTGTCAACCTAAACCCAAACTGGGACTTTCCGCTCGTTTACCGCCACTTGGATACCATTAACCGTAAGGTGGAAACCCAGTTTTCTCCAACCCAAAAAAAACAATTCTTTACTTTAGCCGCCCTTCCGGAGTATGTATATTCGGATGGAAAGGTGAGTGCTCCCGCCTTATTGGATCCGGTGTTCCGTTCACAGGATTTCCGGCCCGGCGAACAAATTAAAGAATCTAATCGCCCTAAATCGAATAGACCCATTCGTAATAGAAGTCTAATATTTTACATAATTGGTGGAACTGGTTTGTTTATTTTTGCGGCGATAACCCTCCTTTGGCTTAAGGGACAACGAAAAAAGGCGGTAAAAAGATGA
- the folB gene encoding dihydroneopterin aldolase — MTCKGMVRLMNAVFYAHHGVMQEEHRIGGRYEVDVIMRLDFQKAAETDELDATVDYGAVYEVIRELVTTNKFYLIERLAFLIGEAIMYKFSIVEAAEVTVRKVNPPVGGTCDKAEAVFEIIR, encoded by the coding sequence ATGACGTGTAAAGGAATGGTGCGGCTCATGAATGCCGTTTTTTATGCCCATCATGGTGTCATGCAAGAAGAACATCGGATTGGGGGACGATACGAGGTGGATGTGATAATGCGTTTGGATTTCCAAAAAGCCGCCGAAACCGATGAACTGGATGCCACTGTTGATTATGGGGCCGTGTATGAAGTGATCCGAGAATTGGTGACAACCAATAAGTTTTATCTGATCGAACGACTGGCCTTTTTAATCGGCGAAGCGATTATGTACAAATTTAGCATTGTAGAAGCCGCCGAAGTGACTGTCCGGAAAGTAAATCCTCCCGTAGGCGGAACTTGTGATAAAGCCGAAGCCGTATTTGAGATTATCCGATAA
- the folK gene encoding 2-amino-4-hydroxy-6-hydroxymethyldihydropteridine diphosphokinase produces MGNQQSVWRCTYIGLGSNLGDRVGYLQQAIDAFCVSPNFRKIVVSPVYETIALTLDDEPQSHYLNAVVGVETCLLPEALLFFCQEVERRNQRIRTKKWASRTLDLDILLYGDQQVALTHLVIPHPHIAKRRFVLKPLNDLAPMVLVPLPFGKTVTQLLAECPDDLIPQMMPIRLTPSGKT; encoded by the coding sequence ATGGGAAACCAGCAATCGGTTTGGAGGTGTACCTATATCGGACTTGGCTCGAATCTGGGAGATCGGGTGGGTTATTTGCAACAAGCGATAGATGCCTTTTGTGTGTCACCAAATTTCAGAAAGATCGTTGTCTCTCCAGTATATGAAACCATCGCCCTTACCTTAGATGATGAACCACAATCGCACTATTTAAATGCTGTTGTAGGGGTGGAAACCTGCCTTCTTCCCGAAGCACTCTTGTTTTTTTGCCAGGAAGTGGAAAGGCGGAACCAACGGATTCGTACAAAAAAATGGGCGTCCCGCACATTGGATTTGGATATTCTCTTGTATGGTGATCAACAAGTGGCCCTGACCCATCTTGTTATTCCACATCCACACATCGCCAAACGGAGATTCGTTTTAAAACCATTAAACGACCTTGCACCAATGGTTCTGGTTCCCTTACCTTTTGGCAAAACTGTTACACAGCTTCTTGCTGAATGTCCGGATGACTTGATTCCCCAGATGATGCCTATTCGCCTGACTCCGTCGGGCAAAACTTAG
- a CDS encoding deoxynucleoside kinase — MQLIPPQIPENLRYIAIEGVIGVGKTTLANAITKQFGARLVLEEFEENPFLKRFYDDRSRWGFHTQLNFLASRFRQQKALENRDLFQQVVVSDYIFDKDRIFAHVNLSGDELQLYESLYGIMEQSVAIPDLVVYLQSTNERLLYNIALRGRSYEQAIEPDYIAALNEAYNRYFYHFSKCPLLIVNAARLDFVKYPLHLQELIRQIVLEQHTGTRFFNPNLEALPTLF; from the coding sequence ATGCAACTGATCCCTCCGCAAATTCCAGAAAACCTCCGTTATATCGCCATTGAAGGCGTGATTGGTGTGGGCAAAACCACCCTTGCCAATGCAATTACCAAACAATTTGGTGCAAGGCTTGTATTGGAAGAATTTGAGGAGAACCCTTTTTTGAAACGTTTCTATGACGACCGGAGCAGGTGGGGGTTTCATACGCAACTCAATTTTCTGGCAAGCCGTTTCCGCCAACAAAAAGCTTTAGAAAATCGAGATTTGTTTCAACAAGTGGTGGTGAGTGATTATATTTTTGATAAAGACCGCATATTTGCGCATGTAAACCTAAGTGGGGATGAACTGCAACTCTATGAGTCGCTCTACGGTATTATGGAGCAATCGGTGGCGATACCCGACTTAGTGGTTTATTTACAGTCAACCAACGAAAGGCTGTTATATAATATTGCGTTACGGGGTCGCTCTTATGAACAAGCCATTGAGCCGGATTACATTGCGGCGCTTAATGAGGCTTATAACCGTTATTTTTATCATTTTAGTAAATGTCCGCTGCTGATCGTAAACGCAGCACGTTTGGATTTTGTGAAATACCCGCTCCATTTACAAGAACTCATTCGGCAAATTGTTTTAGAACAACATACCGGGACGCGGTTTTTTAACCCGAATCTGGAGGCTTTACCGACCCTCTTCTGA
- a CDS encoding T9SS type A sorting domain-containing protein produces the protein MAPKMRYGKPQFRLKSTTFGGVTQISASIEEMFELPPDKPLILRPVFPNPFHQQATISFASPLGIATRLEIFDLLGRRIGPIRKKTGTGEEEPLV, from the coding sequence ATGGCTCCAAAGATGCGTTATGGGAAACCTCAATTCCGTTTAAAAAGCACAACTTTTGGTGGAGTCACCCAGATTTCGGCTTCAATCGAAGAGATGTTTGAATTGCCTCCGGATAAGCCATTAATCCTTAGACCCGTTTTTCCCAATCCGTTTCATCAACAAGCAACGATTTCTTTTGCATCACCGCTGGGTATTGCAACCCGGCTCGAAATATTCGACCTACTTGGTCGCAGAATTGGCCCTATTCGGAAAAAAACCGGAACAGGTGAAGAGGAACCGCTGGTCTGA
- a CDS encoding transposase → MKKQQQVSPVGANWLRRKYDRAFKQEAVRMLQSGKVVKEVAELLGVSEQVLYNWKSTVRRCGKRTNGRHCVAASWSTAAAMAVAGLHQN, encoded by the coding sequence ATGAAGAAACAACAACAAGTAAGTCCTGTAGGTGCAAACTGGTTGCGACGCAAGTATGACAGGGCGTTCAAACAAGAAGCAGTGCGGATGCTGCAAAGCGGCAAGGTCGTAAAAGAAGTGGCCGAACTGCTCGGTGTGAGCGAACAGGTGTTGTACAACTGGAAGAGTACCGTCCGTCGGTGCGGGAAGCGGACGAACGGCAGGCACTGCGTAGCAGCTTCATGGAGCACCGCAGCCGCTATGGCAGTCGCAGGCTTGCACCAGAATTGA
- a CDS encoding IS3 family transposase: protein MRKEGLRAIKPHSRCDRTFRPRQPVRQCNVQEVRGQAGLSAEYVTQGLLLRQRIDCSDNAFAESFFSRLKGELLQNGIFDTFEDAYTEIFNYIACSYNPKRRHSALGYLCPDKFEERYFSNLTLCP from the coding sequence ATGCGGAAAGAAGGACTGAGGGCGATAAAGCCTCATAGCAGGTGCGATCGTACATTCCGACCAAGGCAGCCCGTACGCCAGTGCAACGTTCAGGAAGTACGTGGCCAAGCAGGGCTATCGGCAGAGTATGTCACGCAAGGGCTACTGCTCCGACAACGCATTGACTGCTCCGACAACGCCTTCGCAGAGTCCTTTTTCAGCAGGCTCAAGGGCGAACTATTGCAAAACGGAATTTTTGATACCTTTGAGGATGCCTACACGGAAATTTTCAATTACATCGCCTGCTCCTACAACCCGAAAAGGAGGCATTCGGCACTGGGGTATCTTTGCCCCGACAAGTTTGAGGAACGCTACTTTTCTAACTTAACGCTGTGTCCGTGA